GCGATCCCACGGTTTCTGAAGCTTCCATGCGCCAATCTGACGACGATGATGAAACTTCGTACCGAAAAAATGAACCAACCAGTCCTGACACCCCGGACACGGTGCTGGCAGCCAAGCAAATATCGAATGCTGTCAACGTGGCCCTGGAGGCTTTGCCGGACGATTTGCGCCAGGCCGTGACTTTGCGTGAGATCGAAGGCATGAGCTACGAGGACATCGCAGAAATGATGCAGTGTCCGATTGGTACGGTGCGGTCGCGCATTTTCCGGGCCCGGGAGGCGATTTCGGCGCGGGTGAAGCCCTTGCTGGAAAACCAGTCCGGCAAGCGCTGGTAAGAGTTGTTGAGAGCTGGTGAGCACAAATTAGCAAGCAAGGTGAAGAACATGGCCAAAGAACATATTGACACCCCGCAGGATGCCCTTTCGGCATTGGCCGATGGGCAATTGCGCGGTGAGGCATTTGTGCTGGCGGTGGAGCGCGTGGTGCAGCAGCCCGAAGCCCAGGCCACCTGGCACGCTTACCACGTGGTGGGGGACGTGCTGCGCTCCAACGACCTGGCTTTTTGTACCGACGACCAGGCTTTTCTGGCCCGCTTCCAGAGCCGATTGGCTTTGGAGCCGGTTTTGGCACCTGCCCTAAATACTACAAATTTGATAGCTATTGCCGCTTATGAATCAAGCGCTAAGGCCTTGTTTGATGCACAAGATATTTCTGACGATGTAGCGGCCAATGCGCCCAGTTTTCGCTGGAAGATGGTGGCTGGCTTGGCCTCTGTGCTGGCGGTCGTGGCCGTTGGCTGGAACGTCATGGGCGGCCTGGGCGGCACCCCAACCGGGCAGCAACTGGCCCAAGCCACCTCCGCCACGCCCGTGTTGCAAGCCGTGGCGTTGGACAGTCCGAAGAACGCGGCTCCCCAGGTCATGCTGCGCGATGCCCGCCTGGACGCATTGATGGCGGCGCACAAGCAGTTTGGCGGCACCTCGGCCTTGCAAATGCCTGCAGGCTTCATCAGCAACGCCACCTACGAGACGCCCGCCCGCTGAGGCGCCAGGACCGCGAGATGCCCATGAACACCCGCCAAGGATTGCTGCTGGCTGCGCTGTGGGCTGCCCTGCTGCCGCTGGCAGATGCCGCACCGCCATTGCCCGCAGAGCCTGCTTCCGCTGCTGCGGTGCCCGAGCGCACCGTCAGCGAGTGGCTGATGCGCATGCACGAGGCCTCGGGCAAGCGCGCCTACATCGGCACGTTTGTGGTGTCGTACG
This sequence is a window from Rhodoferax sp. WC2427. Protein-coding genes within it:
- a CDS encoding sigma-E factor negative regulatory protein, translating into MAKEHIDTPQDALSALADGQLRGEAFVLAVERVVQQPEAQATWHAYHVVGDVLRSNDLAFCTDDQAFLARFQSRLALEPVLAPALNTTNLIAIAAYESSAKALFDAQDISDDVAANAPSFRWKMVAGLASVLAVVAVGWNVMGGLGGTPTGQQLAQATSATPVLQAVALDSPKNAAPQVMLRDARLDALMAAHKQFGGTSALQMPAGFISNATYETPAR
- the rpoE gene encoding RNA polymerase sigma factor RpoE; protein product: MTALPPPPLTTPATATDSDLMLVERTVAGDQRAYGLLVVKYQRRIQRLIGRMVRDVDLVEDIAQETFIRAYRALPKFRGDAQFYTWLYRIAINTAKKTLMDFKRDPTVSEASMRQSDDDDETSYRKNEPTSPDTPDTVLAAKQISNAVNVALEALPDDLRQAVTLREIEGMSYEDIAEMMQCPIGTVRSRIFRAREAISARVKPLLENQSGKRW